A window from Micromonospora profundi encodes these proteins:
- the dtd gene encoding D-aminoacyl-tRNA deacylase, whose amino-acid sequence MRAVVQTVGRASVTVDGEVVGAIDNGLLVLLGVTHTDTAETARTMARKVHELRILDDERSASDTGAAILVVSQFTLYGDARKGRRPTWTAAAPAEVAEPLVTAVVEALRERGAKVETGRFRAHMLVESVNIGPRTVLLDL is encoded by the coding sequence ATGCGCGCTGTGGTGCAGACCGTCGGCCGGGCCAGCGTGACGGTGGACGGCGAGGTGGTCGGCGCGATCGACAACGGCCTGCTGGTGCTTCTCGGGGTGACCCACACCGACACGGCCGAGACCGCCCGCACGATGGCCCGCAAGGTGCACGAGCTGCGGATCCTGGACGACGAACGGTCCGCCTCCGACACCGGCGCGGCGATCCTGGTGGTCAGTCAGTTCACCCTCTACGGCGACGCTCGCAAGGGTCGTCGTCCAACCTGGACCGCCGCCGCTCCCGCCGAGGTCGCCGAGCCGCTGGTGACGGCGGTCGTCGAGGCCCTGCGCGAGCGCGGCGCGAAGGTGGAGACGGGTCGCTTCCGCGCGCACATGCTCGTCGAGAGCGTCAACATCGGCCCGCGCACCGTCCTCCTGGACCTCTGA